One part of the Ailuropoda melanoleuca isolate Jingjing chromosome 6, ASM200744v2, whole genome shotgun sequence genome encodes these proteins:
- the RPS24 gene encoding 40S ribosomal protein S24 isoform X3 has protein sequence MNDTVTIRTRKFMTNRLLQRKQMVIDVLHPGKATVPKTEIREKLAKMYKTTPDVIFVFGFRTHFGGGKTTGFGMIYDSLDYAKKNEPKHRLARHGLYEKKKTSRKQRKERKNRMKKVRGTAKANVGAGKKK, from the exons ATG AATGACACCGTAACTATCCGGACCAGGAAGTTCATGACCAACCGACTACTTCAGCGGAAACAGATG GTCATTGATGTCCTTCACCCCGGAAAGGCAACAGTACCTAAGACAGAAATTCGGGAAAAACTAGCCAAAATGTACAAGACCACACCAGATGTCATATTTGTATTTGGATTCAGAACCCATTTTGGTGGTGGCAAGACAACTGGCTTTGGCATGATTTATGATTCCTTGGATTATGCGAAGAAAAATGAACCCAAACATAGACTCGCAAGA CATGGCCTGTATGAGAAGAAAAAGACGTCAAGAAAACAGCGAAAGGAACGcaagaacagaatgaaaaaagtCAGGGGGACTGCAAAAGCCAATGTTGGTGCTGGCAAAAAG AAATGA
- the RPS24 gene encoding 40S ribosomal protein S24 isoform X4, with protein sequence MNDTVTIRTRKFMTNRLLQRKQMVIDVLHPGKATVPKTEIREKLAKMYKTTPDVIFVFGFRTHFGGGKTTGFGMIYDSLDYAKKNEPKHRLARHGLYEKKKTSRKQRKERKNRMKKVRGTAKANVGAGKK encoded by the exons ATG AATGACACCGTAACTATCCGGACCAGGAAGTTCATGACCAACCGACTACTTCAGCGGAAACAGATG GTCATTGATGTCCTTCACCCCGGAAAGGCAACAGTACCTAAGACAGAAATTCGGGAAAAACTAGCCAAAATGTACAAGACCACACCAGATGTCATATTTGTATTTGGATTCAGAACCCATTTTGGTGGTGGCAAGACAACTGGCTTTGGCATGATTTATGATTCCTTGGATTATGCGAAGAAAAATGAACCCAAACATAGACTCGCAAGA CATGGCCTGTATGAGAAGAAAAAGACGTCAAGAAAACAGCGAAAGGAACGcaagaacagaatgaaaaaagtCAGGGGGACTGCAAAAGCCAATGTTGGTGCTGGCAAAAAG TGA
- the RPS24 gene encoding 40S ribosomal protein S24 isoform X1, translating to MNDTVTIRTRKFMTNRLLQRKQMVIDVLHPGKATVPKTEIREKLAKMYKTTPDVIFVFGFRTHFGGGKTTGFGMIYDSLDYAKKNEPKHRLARHGLYEKKKTSRKQRKERKNRMKKVRGTAKANVGAGKKKE from the exons ATG AATGACACCGTAACTATCCGGACCAGGAAGTTCATGACCAACCGACTACTTCAGCGGAAACAGATG GTCATTGATGTCCTTCACCCCGGAAAGGCAACAGTACCTAAGACAGAAATTCGGGAAAAACTAGCCAAAATGTACAAGACCACACCAGATGTCATATTTGTATTTGGATTCAGAACCCATTTTGGTGGTGGCAAGACAACTGGCTTTGGCATGATTTATGATTCCTTGGATTATGCGAAGAAAAATGAACCCAAACATAGACTCGCAAGA CATGGCCTGTATGAGAAGAAAAAGACGTCAAGAAAACAGCGAAAGGAACGcaagaacagaatgaaaaaagtCAGGGGGACTGCAAAAGCCAATGTTGGTGCTGGCAAAAAG AAGGAGTAA
- the RPS24 gene encoding 40S ribosomal protein S24 isoform X2, producing the protein MNDTVTIRTRKFMTNRLLQRKQMVIDVLHPGKATVPKTEIREKLAKMYKTTPDVIFVFGFRTHFGGGKTTGFGMIYDSLDYAKKNEPKHRLARHGLYEKKKTSRKQRKERKNRMKKVRGTAKANVGAGKKK; encoded by the exons ATG AATGACACCGTAACTATCCGGACCAGGAAGTTCATGACCAACCGACTACTTCAGCGGAAACAGATG GTCATTGATGTCCTTCACCCCGGAAAGGCAACAGTACCTAAGACAGAAATTCGGGAAAAACTAGCCAAAATGTACAAGACCACACCAGATGTCATATTTGTATTTGGATTCAGAACCCATTTTGGTGGTGGCAAGACAACTGGCTTTGGCATGATTTATGATTCCTTGGATTATGCGAAGAAAAATGAACCCAAACATAGACTCGCAAGA CATGGCCTGTATGAGAAGAAAAAGACGTCAAGAAAACAGCGAAAGGAACGcaagaacagaatgaaaaaagtCAGGGGGACTGCAAAAGCCAATGTTGGTGCTGGCAAAAAG AAG TGA